The nucleotide sequence CGGAAGTGCAAAATTCAGTGACTGATTTGGCAAAATTTAGTTTGCACACACAGGAGTTATTAGAGCAATTAAATGAAAAGGTTAATCATCATATATTCGATCTTGATCAACGTTTATCTCTAGTTGAAGCGGAATCTAGGGCGCATAGACAAATCAATTTATTATTTAAGCAATGGCAAGCAAATCATTTTCAAATATTATCCCCATTACAGAAATTATACACTGTATTAGAACGCTTATATTGGGGAGATTTTGGTGAGTACTATAGAAACTATCATAGCCACCCTAAAGCAATAAAAGCAGTAGAAGATATTAAACAAACTATTTATTTTGAAGCAATAAAATGCTTGCAAAGTGATATGCAGATAGAAGTAGATGAATATTTACATCCTTCACAATGGCTTAAAAGAACAACATCATTAAGCGTATCAATTAAAGAAAGTTATGCATTTATGGGTGACTGGACTAAAGATGAACAGATGCCAATTAGCTATTATGCTTCCCAACAACCAGAGCAGTTATCTATCTATGTGCCACGTATTTTAACTGCTGAAAAATTATCTCAATATGCGTTAAATGAAATGTTTGGAATCAGAAAATGACAAAAATATTGAAAACAGGGCTTGTACTTTCAGGGGGCGGTGCAAAAGGTGCGTACCATGTTGGGGTTGTTAAGGCTTTAGCCGAATATAGAATAGAAGTAGATATTATTTCTGGTGCAAGCATAGGGGCACTTAATGGTGCTTTATTGGCAACAAGTTCTTCAATGCAAGAAGGTTATGAACGATTAAATGAAATTTGGCAGTCATTAATTCAGCAATCGCCAATTAAGCCACAAGTGAAAAATCTCCCCATACCATACTATTTGATACTTTTAGCAAGCTTTGGATTGCGATTGAATGCTGTGCCCTTGATGGTTGTTCAAAAGTTACTTGCTCATTATCGCATTGGT is from Acinetobacter lwoffii and encodes:
- a CDS encoding diguanylate cyclase regulator RdcB family protein, translated to MQSELSEIMPCIADKFVIEIANSIHVSQDHIRVQSTRLNKMSRLVDSFTGASAIRQNQVNENLAQGLEGAFEWLNTLMSELNVGFSALKILNQKMTEVQNSVTDLAKFSLHTQELLEQLNEKVNHHIFDLDQRLSLVEAESRAHRQINLLFKQWQANHFQILSPLQKLYTVLERLYWGDFGEYYRNYHSHPKAIKAVEDIKQTIYFEAIKCLQSDMQIEVDEYLHPSQWLKRTTSLSVSIKESYAFMGDWTKDEQMPISYYASQQPEQLSIYVPRILTAEKLSQYALNEMFGIRK